The Miscanthus floridulus cultivar M001 chromosome 7, ASM1932011v1, whole genome shotgun sequence genome includes a region encoding these proteins:
- the LOC136467316 gene encoding subtilisin-like protease SBT1.6, whose translation MASRNGASPDRHYETWPPCQNAIGELWDSFIPLLPLPLDRNFPAEIVLGDGRRLSSVSLYSGKPLANSSLPLYYPGRTGGLSASLCMENSIDPSLVKGKIVVCDRGSSPRVAKGMVVKEAGSAAMVLTNGEANDEGLIGDAHVLPACAVGEKEGDAVKAYAANASNPTATISFGGTVVGVKPAPVVASFSVRGPNGLVTEILKPDFIAPGVNILATWTGATGPTGLEGDARRTEFNILSWTSMAYPHASGAAKVSRGRPWSAGQAVCVPWSSASRGDMNRAPTSYLLQDEAGNSGPASQPPLQRAGTDGRFLSDRLRRSGQTPVSGKTEQALFFN comes from the coding sequence ATGGCATCCCGCAACGGGGCTTCACCGGATCGCCATTATGAAACATGGCCACCATGCCAAAATGCCATTGGAGAGCTTTGGGACTCTTTTATTCCTCTTCTGCCCCTGCCCCTTGACCGTAATTTCCCCGCTGAAATCGTGCTGGGCGACGGCAGACGCTTGTCAAGTGTGTCTCTGTACTCCGGGAAGCCTCTGGCCAATTCATCTCTGCCTCTGTACTACCCCGGGAGGACTGGCGGGCTCTCCGCTTCGCTGTGCATGGAGAACTCCATCGACCCTTCACTGGTGAAAGGCAAGATCGTCGTCTGCGACCGCGGAAGCAGCCCGCGTGTGGCCAAGGGAATGGTCGTCAAGGAAGCTGGTAGCGCGGCGATGGTTCTTACTAATGGAGAGGCCAACGACGAGGGGCTGATTGGAGACGCCCACGTCCTCCCTGCTTGCGCGGTGGGCGAGAAGGAGGGTGACGCGGTCAAAGCGTATGCTGCAAACGCCTCCAACCCGACGGCGACAATTAGCTTCGGGGGCACGGTCGTCGGCGTCAAGCCGGCACCCGTGGTGGCCTCCTTCTCGGTGCGTGGACCCAATGGGCTCGTCACGGAAATTCTCAAGCCGGACTTCATCGCGCCGGGCGTCAACATCCTCGCCACGTGGACGGGCGCCACGGGCCCGACCGGCCTAGAGGGCGATGCCCGCCGCACGGAGTTCAACATCCTGTCCTGGACGTCCATGGCGTACCCGCACGCGAGCGGCGCCGCCAAGGTGAGCAGGGGCCGGCCATGGAGTGCGGGGCAGGCGGTGTGCGTGCCGTGGTCGTCCGCGTCACGGGGCGACATGAACCGCGCACCGACCAGCTACCTGTTGCAGGACGAGGCCGGGAACTCCGGCCCGGCGTCGCAGCCGCCACTCCAGCGCGCGGGGACGGACGGCAGGTTCCTGTCCGATAGGCTGCGCCGCTCAGGCCAGACGCCGGTGTCGGGCAAAACGGAACAAGCGCTCTTCTTCAACTAG